TACTTTTATTCATGCGTGACGTACTGACACCTGTCATCTGTCACATTCATCGCGCGTTGATCAGCGCTGATTGCCATGATGTAAGAATATAAGGTGTATTATTGCGCATAATGGAGACTGAATTTGGTACAgccttcaaatatatttatatttgatataaatatttttttatattatattttcttacatcaTGGTGATTGTTCTGATACATACAAAGAAAATAGCCTGACAAGGTAGACGAAACAACtcgatttaaaacaataatttattcgtatataatatctcaGATGGCTAAAATGgacaagtttattatatacagtacgtatatatgatttgaaacaataatttatttcatacagAACTTTTATCTTATCGCTATATCGCTAATGGACAGGTtattgcatcttttttttttttagatacagTCCATTTCCTCTTTCTAGTTTTCTCCCCTCTCTATTTTAAAtcagcttttttttaaattaacattttcctCCTGTATGCGATAAGCTTAAAACAGAGGAAATTGACTGTATAAATGACTTTATCGCACATAttgatcattaatatataaattgataaaacatttaatagtatttcttctattatttgtAGAATATTTACAAGCTTGATTTGTCACAGAAATAATCATTTCATTGAGTTTAACATTTGTAAACGATTATAAAGGGCTAATCGCGATCAATTGAGATTacttaatcaataaaaaacaattagaaaattgcaaaaaagaaaattacaaattcaatatgaaaatttaacattactaATATGATGTctcaatgttataaaaaaacagaccatataatatatacagttgAATTGAAACTTTtccttgattttattttagtcgAGTTTTATTCTTGTATTTATTTCGCTTACATATTTCTTTAGCATGGATCAGTGAATATAATCTCAAgacaaatcaatatatatatatatatattcgacgtttataaagaatttaaaataaagttgtgCATCAATATCTAAGATTTGGCTTGTatcgtttttcttctttctcttaaagtttaaatattaacataattacatcatataatgtaaaattaacagcatttataaacttgatatatatatatatgtataagcgcATATACATTTAAGACgtgattgttttaattttagcaATGTTAGACGAACTTCGATAAAGCAGACAGCTTTGTCAATCTTTGACAAAgtagaggaaagaaaaaagtcgTTTTACTTCTATAATTAGGATTCTAAGATCGAACATCTATAATTGTTCGAAGCAATAAGATGAATACTCTCAGCAAACTTAACGCGAACAAATTTATGTACCGTGAAAACACGAATACTCGACTTTCAAATTTGAAActgatatataagaatttcagGATAAACAAGATAACGATCCTTCTACCAGAGAAAGGCATCGcgtaatcttatatattaaaattttatcaatatgtaaaaaactaATCATCTGGAATAATTACGAATCTTTCTCGGTAATATTCCTAATTAATATTGTGTGTGtaagtgtatgtgtatatatatatatgagtatcGAACTTTATTTcgcaaattgttatttaaaagatatatgtcaTATAGAATATTTGCCGCTGAGACAGCGGCGGAGTGAAAAACTTAATGATTGGCTAACaagtttctaataataatcaattaatcctAGCTCGGAATGAAATGTAATGTTGATCGAAGAAAGTCACGATTCCATTTTATTGGATGTCGTCTCGATATCTACTTCCGTCTTCAACTTCTGCTCTTCTCGTTTAGCTTTCTCGTGTTCCTCCTGTCCTATCTGATCCACGTTcacttcttcctcctcctcctcctcctcttctttgCCACCTTGCATCACTTCCTCCTTCACAGTTACACCGCCGTCGGGTTCGCAATTCTTCATCTCGCGAGCGTTCTCAGCCGATGAGGGATGAATCTCGTCCCTCGGACGGTGGAAAGTCAATATATGATGGTCTAGCTCCGCATTGAAAAAGAACTTGAGCGTGCACTTGGGGCAATCGTACGGTCGCGCGCCCAGACCGTGTTCCTGTAGCAGGTGACTCTGCAAACAAAGGCATATTTGTATTCGAATAGGGGAAACGaaacaataaattactattatatgaCATATGTTAATTTCGTCGTTTTCGTAAAACACAAAATGAAACGAATCGAAAATACGCGACTTCGCAACAAAGCATCATCAAATCAAGGGAAAAAatccaaattttattcatatgtaTGAAACAAGATGTTGAGGAATTCACTCAGCTTAATGAAAAGAAACAGATAAACAAGTTCAAGAGCAAACTACTTTTGTTCTAGAACTTGTTTATCTATTcctttttgaaaatgttttccggttatcgtataataaataattttttattattattttttattattatttgaaatgtatTGGTGGTTAAATTACCTGAAGACCAATAGGAGTTGTGAAGAGCGACTGACAGAGGTAACAGCTGAGTGCAGCGCAGCCAACAAAAGTATGTTCTATTAAGTGAATTTGCAGTTGCATAGGACTGGCAGCTTCAAATGAGCACAAATGACACCGCAAGGCTTCCAGGGAAGCTCTCCTAGACGTTTCCAGATGGTCCTTTCTTACGTGTTGCTGAATTTTGGCTTCGGTTGGAAATGATACCtggtgataattataaaattgaaaatataattttgcgagaacacacaatatatgtacataatgtcaaaaaaatccaatgtcataaattgttattttcacTGGAAATCTTCCAAAAATcctatttaaattctaattttttattattttaataaaagagaaagtgaGAAGTAGATCTTTTTCGCATGTGTATAATCTTgaattacacacatacacatttaaatattatttgaaaaattacgaATTACTGTATACTAACTTGGCactgtatacatgtatagGAGGTTTTCGAACCACTATTGCTAATCTTTTCATGTTCTGTGATTCTATGTTTCTCCGCCTCTTCGGGATCTTCGAACTTCACTCCGCACTCCTCACAGCGTTTTTTATCCGTGTTTTCTTCATTTCTGGATCGATTCTCAACGTTGAGTGCTCTGTCATCCCACTTGTCCTTGGAACTATCCCATTGACCATTCTTGCTTGCAAACCAGGCCGTATCGTACTTGGCCCGCTCATAAGTCGTTGAGTTCAGGATAGGCAATCCCTGAGAGTGTCGCATATAGCAGAGTTTGCAGACCTTAAGCGGTTGTCCGCTCGTACTGGCAGGATTGGGTGGCAGACTGACGAAATCATCGGCAGCAAAATCGCGCAAACAGAGACAACAACCCTGGTTCTGAGTTTTCCCTCCACCGGGACTGGTCGGACTAGAAATGGCGCTGCGCGATCCCGAAGACGTCCGTAGATGATGCCGCGCATGCAAACGACACTCTAGTTCGCTGATCAGCGTCTGCCGGCAAACGACGCACGGAGCGGGTAAATGAGGTAAAGAATTGTCCAGTCGTTGTTGCGGGTCTACGTTTTCCAAGCTATGCCTTTGCACGTGATCCAGGAATTGACTCTCTGAGGTCAAGCAACCACGACATACCACGCACGTGTCGCTCAGTTGTATCTTGCAGTGCTTCTGGAGCTTGTGTTCGGCCAAAGTCGTACTCGACAAGCATACTTCATCGCAGATGTTGCACTTGTGACGTCCACCGGGTTCGTTGGACGCGTGTTGGATCCTCGTGTGCGACTCCAGCTCGTTTCGCGAACGACAAACCTCGCCGCAATAACCACACGTCAGAGTATTCAAAGTGGATAGACTCTTACTGGACAGTTTAGAAGGCGTTTGGTGAGCCAGTTTTTTATGTGCCTGTAGCTCGGCTTCATTTGCAAACTCGCCGCGTTCGCAGAGCTCGCACTGCTGTCCAGAAGTGCCATAGTTTGCACGTTTGTTGTTGTCACGCTGATTTAAGGAATTATTGTTACTCGATGCTGGTGAACGTCTTTTCAGAGATTTTgtctagaattttaaaaagaatagtttagagagcaaataattttattaagatttaagtatctaataatttcatattttgtgaAGTGCGTATAATGTAactagaatttttattgattgagttttatataaaatttaaaaattatataatataatatatagttatatattatataatatattatataaaaaaatatatcttttttgttttattcttgagagaaatttcgttttattttttcgatcttaataatataacagatACTTACTTCCTCCTGATTTCTGGCTGTTCGATGAACACGCCCGTTCTCTCTCGAGTTATTTCTAACGGATGGTACCTGATGATCCTGGGTCGCGTGATGAGCTTGGGCGATGTGTCGGTCCAACAGAAACTCCACCGCGAAACCTTCCCGGCAGATGGGACATCTGTAGAGATTAGTCGAATGGCTGGCCAAATGAAGCTGGAGTTCGAGATCTGAACCGCAACAGATCCCGCAAAAGAAACAACGCGCCGCGATGCTAGCACCGGGCGTCGAGGCCGGGCTCCTCGCGGCACCCACCGGGCTACTATTCATCAGAGAGGCTGCAAGTGGAGGCGCGTGCACACTACGCACGTGCGCCGCCATTTCGGCCTCGCTCCTGAAGAAGCTTCTACCTTCGCCGGAAGCCACCGCATTTGTTCCCGGCGGTGAGTTTTCGTTGTTGGACACAGCGCACGTGCTACACCGATAGACTCGACATTCCTGGCTGTGCTTCACCGCGAAGTGCACTTGTATCGCTACTCTGGAGTCGAAGGTGTCCCGGCACAGAGCGCAACGGTACAGATGATGTGCGTGCACGTCCAAAAGATGCCTTTGAAGTTGATCTGGATGCGGATAAAGCTTTTTGCAGGCACTGCAGGCGTACTCTTTGCTGACCTGGCCTAGATAGTGCTTTGTCAGATGGGCCAGCATATCCTCGCGATCCGAGAAGATGGCCTCGCATTTGGGACATAAATGTTGCCTGGACATCTCTTGGTTACGATGATCGGCCTGTAAGTGTCGCGCCACATGCTCGCGGAAGGATTCAAAGTCTTTTAACGCGGCACCACATTGACCGCATAGCAGTGTATCAGCTGTGTAACCGCCGGTGGCATCTGAAGAAGATCTGGTCGAGTGCTTATTCGTGAGATCGGCGGCTTCCGGCGCGTCCCCGGTTCTCGATACCCGGGAGGGATCTCTCGCGGTACCATCGTAAATGCCGCCGTTCAGCTTCGTTTCCCCGTAATCTAGAACGTGCGTCGGCGCCGGTCGGCGATTCTCACAATGCTGAAGGACGTAGTGCTCGGCGTAGGAAGCCGCCGACGAACACGGTATACTGCACAAGGGACACATCATCATCGCCGCGCCGAAACCATCGATTCGGTGTATAGACAACAAATGATCGCGAAGGAGGGTCAACGTAGAAAACTTCATGGTGCATTGGTTGCAGGTGAACCCGTTTTCGTAATGATCCCGCTCGGCAGCTGGTCTGTCGCCTCGATCCTCGGATGTCGGATACTTGCGATCCAGTCGCGGTTCCTTCGTGACGTCCTGACGATCCAGCGGCTTGCAAGCAGCCGCCTGCTGCTCGCTAGACGACATTCTGCTCGGCGATGGTGGTCGAGCCGGACCTTCCGCGCCACTCAGGATCGCCTGGTGCATCGTGTGCACGTGCATCTGCAGCTGCTGCATGCAGCTGAACGAATCCTGGGTGCAGTACATGCAGGCGAGTTTCAGGGGCGAACTGAGAACCGGAGTGGTGGAGGCGCTCCCAGTGCCCTGCGACGTTTTCAGGACGTTCCTCGGGTTCAAACTGAGATTTAAtgacggcgacggcgacgacggtACCGGCGGTGACGACGTGCTGTGCGAGGATACGCTTCTTCTACCGTAGTCGACGTCCTGAAGCTTGAGACCGGCCGATtgagacgacgacgatgattgATGTTTCTTGTGAGATTGCATGTGCGCCGTTAAAGCCGCGGCTGTACTGTAGCCTCTCGTGCAAGCTGTGCATTGATAAGGCCTCTGGGTGTCGTGCGTTTTCAAGTGGATCTTCAGGTGATCGCTGAGAAAAGGAGGTACGTGTTAGAGAGagtttttttcatatgttaGTATGTTTCacgattgcaaaattatattaatataattatattaataattatattaatataattaatataattactatttatataattattattattaatataatcaatgtaattatattataagttttactataatatttttttgtatagagactaaattaaaaaatagatatattacacGAGTAAATAATAGtatcaagttaaaaaataaaataaatataaacaaaaattattcttatgtacaaaaaaattataactgtattaaaaaaaaaagatacgtaTTTTAGTTTAGCACTAAAAACGTAATTATGCAGTGAGAATAACTTTTTGAGAGACTCCCtaagagatttttattgagaaatgTATGTGACCCGATAATGTTACTTGTCTTATCAATCctaattgcattttaaaagtaaaacaaCAATAGCATTATTATCTCGCGACGACTTCGAAATTAAATCAGTCTctctatcgtttttttttttccacaatcCCGAAATCTCGACCACTAAATGCTATTTTCGCAGATAGATGTCTGacttatttttcgaaatgatAAATTGCCTTTCGTTGTACAGAGAGATCGGGGATCTAATTCAGGATATTCTATTTCCTATAATAAGCGATGAGAGAGTCCATGTATATTAAAGCCCGCTGTCAGAAACCACGCTGTCAGTCAGACTTGGAAAATAGATTCGCCTCGCGAACGAAGATATTTCGATTTTCATTGCGGAAGTCGGATGTACACCGATCGGTTTTGTTAGCGCGCTGCggtctttaataataaaactgtaGAACGTGATCGACAAAGTTAATTTATCGACGATTTGATAATACTTCGAATGAGATACTTGCGCTTAACCCCGGAGATTGGATTTACGGTAAAGCGATCGGCGAGTTAAttcgagagaaagaattaaacgaaaattaatgaaaatggaCACCGAGAATTTGTCGAAGCttgcttgaaaatattttcctcgGGTGCTAATTAAGTATCCTACTAATAAAACGCCGAATATATTACTTAGAAGGGAGAATATCAGAGAGATATTCGTATTACACGATGACGTTTTCCACAGCGTTccgaaaatgaataaataattctcgtgTCAGGAGATgggaatataaaaatcgtcCTTTGCCGCGCTTTCACACGaagctatattaatatacgaatTTTAAGCGCGTTATCGattctttcatatttaaatgtgtCGAAACGTCGTAGAAAACCGTTATTTCGCGGTGAAGAAAAGACGATATAATAGCAacgaaatgtttaataatatgtgatattaattttctcccTCTTCTCGGAGTGTGATATGccctcttattttatattagacgGGAATTGATATGGGGAAAGACAGAATGAAGTCTCTTGTCGCAATCGTAGTTTTTCCCTAAAGAGAAAAcgaggaaaattatttacgcCGTTTCTCGAGAATCGACTTGCTAATCTTTTATCTCATCACGCGACCGTTAATCGGATACAGAATACGGATAAGAATACGGATAATTGAAAGTAATGCATCtgcgagaatttatttatgttccttatttatttatttccttgcAAAAACCGATCTCCATCGATCGTAAAATAGACAATTTCGCGAA
The genomic region above belongs to Cataglyphis hispanica isolate Lineage 1 chromosome 7, ULB_Chis1_1.0, whole genome shotgun sequence and contains:
- the LOC126851190 gene encoding zinc finger protein 423 homolog isoform X3, whose translation is MLFKGNSSRLELLIGKIHAHKEPSQDEQHKSKEALGTGSSSWHSEDGGPNSRRGGETPSSCATPTSASFPSEPEVDADVNPDGNNPAAPYPCQFCDRKFPRLSYLKKHEQSHGDQMPYQCSWCNRLFKHKRSRDRHVKLHTGDRRYRCSKCEAAFSRSDHLKIHLKTHDTQRPYQCTACTRGYSTAAALTAHMQSHKKHQSSSSSQSAGLKLQDVDYGRRSVSSHSTSSPPVPSSPSPSLNLSLNPRNVLKTSQGTGSASTTPVLSSPLKLACMYCTQDSFSCMQQLQMHVHTMHQAILSGAEGPARPPSPSRMSSSEQQAAACKPLDRQDVTKEPRLDRKYPTSEDRGDRPAAERDHYENGFTCNQCTMKFSTLTLLRDHLLSIHRIDGFGAAMMMCPLCSIPCSSAASYAEHYVLQHCENRRPAPTHVLDYGETKLNGGIYDGTARDPSRVSRTGDAPEAADLTNKHSTRSSSDATGGYTADTLLCGQCGAALKDFESFREHVARHLQADHRNQEMSRQHLCPKCEAIFSDREDMLAHLTKHYLGQVSKEYACSACKKLYPHPDQLQRHLLDVHAHHLYRCALCRDTFDSRVAIQVHFAVKHSQECRVYRCSTCAVSNNENSPPGTNAVASGEGRSFFRSEAEMAAHVRSVHAPPLAASLMNSSPVGAARSPASTPGASIAARCFFCGICCGSDLELQLHLASHSTNLYRCPICREGFAVEFLLDRHIAQAHHATQDHQVPSVRNNSRENGRVHRTARNQEETKSLKRRSPASSNNNSLNQRDNNKRANYGTSGQQCELCERGEFANEAELQAHKKLAHQTPSKLSSKSLSTLNTLTCGYCGEVCRSRNELESHTRIQHASNEPGGRHKCNICDEVCLSSTTLAEHKLQKHCKIQLSDTCVVCRGCLTSESQFLDHVQRHSLENVDPQQRLDNSLPHLPAPCVVCRQTLISELECRLHARHHLRTSSGSRSAISSPTSPGGGKTQNQGCCLCLRDFAADDFVSLPPNPASTSGQPLKVCKLCYMRHSQGLPILNSTTYERAKYDTAWFASKNGQWDSSKDKWDDRALNVENRSRNEENTDKKRCEECGVKFEDPEEAEKHRITEHEKISNSGSKTSYTCIQCQVSFPTEAKIQQHVRKDHLETSRRASLEALRCHLCSFEAASPMQLQIHLIEHTFVGCAALSCYLCQSLFTTPIGLQSHLLQEHGLGARPYDCPKCTLKFFFNAELDHHILTFHRPRDEIHPSSAENAREMKNCEPDGGVTVKEEVMQGGKEEEEEEEEEVNVDQIGQEEHEKAKREEQKLKTEVDIETTSNKMES
- the LOC126851190 gene encoding zinc finger protein 423 homolog isoform X4, with translation MSWRRPNRITKRRRLSRTTKRRRKRRNCSERSAVSQKIICKMVGQLPFKVLIWRIKTASTASHGDQMPYQCSWCNRLFKHKRSRDRHVKLHTGDRRYRCSKCEAAFSRSDHLKIHLKTHDTQRPYQCTACTRGYSTAAALTAHMQSHKKHQSSSSSQSAGLKLQDVDYGRRSVSSHSTSSPPVPSSPSPSLNLSLNPRNVLKTSQGTGSASTTPVLSSPLKLACMYCTQDSFSCMQQLQMHVHTMHQAILSGAEGPARPPSPSRMSSSEQQAAACKPLDRQDVTKEPRLDRKYPTSEDRGDRPAAERDHYENGFTCNQCTMKFSTLTLLRDHLLSIHRIDGFGAAMMMCPLCSIPCSSAASYAEHYVLQHCENRRPAPTHVLDYGETKLNGGIYDGTARDPSRVSRTGDAPEAADLTNKHSTRSSSDATGGYTADTLLCGQCGAALKDFESFREHVARHLQADHRNQEMSRQHLCPKCEAIFSDREDMLAHLTKHYLGQVSKEYACSACKKLYPHPDQLQRHLLDVHAHHLYRCALCRDTFDSRVAIQVHFAVKHSQECRVYRCSTCAVSNNENSPPGTNAVASGEGRSFFRSEAEMAAHVRSVHAPPLAASLMNSSPVGAARSPASTPGASIAARCFFCGICCGSDLELQLHLASHSTNLYRCPICREGFAVEFLLDRHIAQAHHATQDHQVPSVRNNSRENGRVHRTARNQEETKSLKRRSPASSNNNSLNQRDNNKRANYGTSGQQCELCERGEFANEAELQAHKKLAHQTPSKLSSKSLSTLNTLTCGYCGEVCRSRNELESHTRIQHASNEPGGRHKCNICDEVCLSSTTLAEHKLQKHCKIQLSDTCVVCRGCLTSESQFLDHVQRHSLENVDPQQRLDNSLPHLPAPCVVCRQTLISELECRLHARHHLRTSSGSRSAISSPTSPGGGKTQNQGCCLCLRDFAADDFVSLPPNPASTSGQPLKVCKLCYMRHSQGLPILNSTTYERAKYDTAWFASKNGQWDSSKDKWDDRALNVENRSRNEENTDKKRCEECGVKFEDPEEAEKHRITEHEKISNSGSKTSYTCIQCQVSFPTEAKIQQHVRKDHLETSRRASLEALRCHLCSFEAASPMQLQIHLIEHTFVGCAALSCYLCQSLFTTPIGLQSHLLQEHGLGARPYDCPKCTLKFFFNAELDHHILTFHRPRDEIHPSSAENAREMKNCEPDGGVTVKEEVMQGGKEEEEEEEEEVNVDQIGQEEHEKAKREEQKLKTEVDIETTSNKMES
- the LOC126851190 gene encoding zinc finger protein 423 homolog isoform X1, producing the protein MSRRKQAKPRSLKRDEEWDDGNEQNVLEAAEQDNETTAIKQDDEEEEEEEELQRAFSRQSEDYLQDGRPTSVQGPDLENQNSLDSEALGTGSSSWHSEDGGPNSRRGGETPSSCATPTSASFPSEPEVDADVNPDGNNPAAPYPCQFCDRKFPRLSYLKKHEQSHGDQMPYQCSWCNRLFKHKRSRDRHVKLHTGDRRYRCSKCEAAFSRSDHLKIHLKTHDTQRPYQCTACTRGYSTAAALTAHMQSHKKHQSSSSSQSAGLKLQDVDYGRRSVSSHSTSSPPVPSSPSPSLNLSLNPRNVLKTSQGTGSASTTPVLSSPLKLACMYCTQDSFSCMQQLQMHVHTMHQAILSGAEGPARPPSPSRMSSSEQQAAACKPLDRQDVTKEPRLDRKYPTSEDRGDRPAAERDHYENGFTCNQCTMKFSTLTLLRDHLLSIHRIDGFGAAMMMCPLCSIPCSSAASYAEHYVLQHCENRRPAPTHVLDYGETKLNGGIYDGTARDPSRVSRTGDAPEAADLTNKHSTRSSSDATGGYTADTLLCGQCGAALKDFESFREHVARHLQADHRNQEMSRQHLCPKCEAIFSDREDMLAHLTKHYLGQVSKEYACSACKKLYPHPDQLQRHLLDVHAHHLYRCALCRDTFDSRVAIQVHFAVKHSQECRVYRCSTCAVSNNENSPPGTNAVASGEGRSFFRSEAEMAAHVRSVHAPPLAASLMNSSPVGAARSPASTPGASIAARCFFCGICCGSDLELQLHLASHSTNLYRCPICREGFAVEFLLDRHIAQAHHATQDHQVPSVRNNSRENGRVHRTARNQEETKSLKRRSPASSNNNSLNQRDNNKRANYGTSGQQCELCERGEFANEAELQAHKKLAHQTPSKLSSKSLSTLNTLTCGYCGEVCRSRNELESHTRIQHASNEPGGRHKCNICDEVCLSSTTLAEHKLQKHCKIQLSDTCVVCRGCLTSESQFLDHVQRHSLENVDPQQRLDNSLPHLPAPCVVCRQTLISELECRLHARHHLRTSSGSRSAISSPTSPGGGKTQNQGCCLCLRDFAADDFVSLPPNPASTSGQPLKVCKLCYMRHSQGLPILNSTTYERAKYDTAWFASKNGQWDSSKDKWDDRALNVENRSRNEENTDKKRCEECGVKFEDPEEAEKHRITEHEKISNSGSKTSYTCIQCQVSFPTEAKIQQHVRKDHLETSRRASLEALRCHLCSFEAASPMQLQIHLIEHTFVGCAALSCYLCQSLFTTPIGLQSHLLQEHGLGARPYDCPKCTLKFFFNAELDHHILTFHRPRDEIHPSSAENAREMKNCEPDGGVTVKEEVMQGGKEEEEEEEEEVNVDQIGQEEHEKAKREEQKLKTEVDIETTSNKMES
- the LOC126851190 gene encoding zinc finger protein 423 homolog isoform X5, encoding MVGQLPFKVLIWRIKTASTASHGDQMPYQCSWCNRLFKHKRSRDRHVKLHTGDRRYRCSKCEAAFSRSDHLKIHLKTHDTQRPYQCTACTRGYSTAAALTAHMQSHKKHQSSSSSQSAGLKLQDVDYGRRSVSSHSTSSPPVPSSPSPSLNLSLNPRNVLKTSQGTGSASTTPVLSSPLKLACMYCTQDSFSCMQQLQMHVHTMHQAILSGAEGPARPPSPSRMSSSEQQAAACKPLDRQDVTKEPRLDRKYPTSEDRGDRPAAERDHYENGFTCNQCTMKFSTLTLLRDHLLSIHRIDGFGAAMMMCPLCSIPCSSAASYAEHYVLQHCENRRPAPTHVLDYGETKLNGGIYDGTARDPSRVSRTGDAPEAADLTNKHSTRSSSDATGGYTADTLLCGQCGAALKDFESFREHVARHLQADHRNQEMSRQHLCPKCEAIFSDREDMLAHLTKHYLGQVSKEYACSACKKLYPHPDQLQRHLLDVHAHHLYRCALCRDTFDSRVAIQVHFAVKHSQECRVYRCSTCAVSNNENSPPGTNAVASGEGRSFFRSEAEMAAHVRSVHAPPLAASLMNSSPVGAARSPASTPGASIAARCFFCGICCGSDLELQLHLASHSTNLYRCPICREGFAVEFLLDRHIAQAHHATQDHQVPSVRNNSRENGRVHRTARNQEETKSLKRRSPASSNNNSLNQRDNNKRANYGTSGQQCELCERGEFANEAELQAHKKLAHQTPSKLSSKSLSTLNTLTCGYCGEVCRSRNELESHTRIQHASNEPGGRHKCNICDEVCLSSTTLAEHKLQKHCKIQLSDTCVVCRGCLTSESQFLDHVQRHSLENVDPQQRLDNSLPHLPAPCVVCRQTLISELECRLHARHHLRTSSGSRSAISSPTSPGGGKTQNQGCCLCLRDFAADDFVSLPPNPASTSGQPLKVCKLCYMRHSQGLPILNSTTYERAKYDTAWFASKNGQWDSSKDKWDDRALNVENRSRNEENTDKKRCEECGVKFEDPEEAEKHRITEHEKISNSGSKTSYTCIQCQVSFPTEAKIQQHVRKDHLETSRRASLEALRCHLCSFEAASPMQLQIHLIEHTFVGCAALSCYLCQSLFTTPIGLQSHLLQEHGLGARPYDCPKCTLKFFFNAELDHHILTFHRPRDEIHPSSAENAREMKNCEPDGGVTVKEEVMQGGKEEEEEEEEEVNVDQIGQEEHEKAKREEQKLKTEVDIETTSNKMES
- the LOC126851190 gene encoding zinc finger protein 423 homolog isoform X2, producing the protein MSRRKQAKPRSLKQDDEEEEEEEELQRAFSRQSEDYLQDGRPTSVQGPDLENQNSLDSEALGTGSSSWHSEDGGPNSRRGGETPSSCATPTSASFPSEPEVDADVNPDGNNPAAPYPCQFCDRKFPRLSYLKKHEQSHGDQMPYQCSWCNRLFKHKRSRDRHVKLHTGDRRYRCSKCEAAFSRSDHLKIHLKTHDTQRPYQCTACTRGYSTAAALTAHMQSHKKHQSSSSSQSAGLKLQDVDYGRRSVSSHSTSSPPVPSSPSPSLNLSLNPRNVLKTSQGTGSASTTPVLSSPLKLACMYCTQDSFSCMQQLQMHVHTMHQAILSGAEGPARPPSPSRMSSSEQQAAACKPLDRQDVTKEPRLDRKYPTSEDRGDRPAAERDHYENGFTCNQCTMKFSTLTLLRDHLLSIHRIDGFGAAMMMCPLCSIPCSSAASYAEHYVLQHCENRRPAPTHVLDYGETKLNGGIYDGTARDPSRVSRTGDAPEAADLTNKHSTRSSSDATGGYTADTLLCGQCGAALKDFESFREHVARHLQADHRNQEMSRQHLCPKCEAIFSDREDMLAHLTKHYLGQVSKEYACSACKKLYPHPDQLQRHLLDVHAHHLYRCALCRDTFDSRVAIQVHFAVKHSQECRVYRCSTCAVSNNENSPPGTNAVASGEGRSFFRSEAEMAAHVRSVHAPPLAASLMNSSPVGAARSPASTPGASIAARCFFCGICCGSDLELQLHLASHSTNLYRCPICREGFAVEFLLDRHIAQAHHATQDHQVPSVRNNSRENGRVHRTARNQEETKSLKRRSPASSNNNSLNQRDNNKRANYGTSGQQCELCERGEFANEAELQAHKKLAHQTPSKLSSKSLSTLNTLTCGYCGEVCRSRNELESHTRIQHASNEPGGRHKCNICDEVCLSSTTLAEHKLQKHCKIQLSDTCVVCRGCLTSESQFLDHVQRHSLENVDPQQRLDNSLPHLPAPCVVCRQTLISELECRLHARHHLRTSSGSRSAISSPTSPGGGKTQNQGCCLCLRDFAADDFVSLPPNPASTSGQPLKVCKLCYMRHSQGLPILNSTTYERAKYDTAWFASKNGQWDSSKDKWDDRALNVENRSRNEENTDKKRCEECGVKFEDPEEAEKHRITEHEKISNSGSKTSYTCIQCQVSFPTEAKIQQHVRKDHLETSRRASLEALRCHLCSFEAASPMQLQIHLIEHTFVGCAALSCYLCQSLFTTPIGLQSHLLQEHGLGARPYDCPKCTLKFFFNAELDHHILTFHRPRDEIHPSSAENAREMKNCEPDGGVTVKEEVMQGGKEEEEEEEEEVNVDQIGQEEHEKAKREEQKLKTEVDIETTSNKMES